GACGGCGTGCTCGAGGCGGCGTTCCGCACCAACGGCTCCCTCGGCAACCTCGGCCTGCCGCACGCGATCCTCGCGTGGACCCGTGCGAACGACCCGTCGGCGCTCGACGGCGTCGCCGAGGTCACGACGTGCGGCAGCTGGATCTTCGGTTCGCTCACGGGAACGCACGGGCTGCACGCGTCGGAGGCATCCGCGCCGTGGCTCGACATCGCCACGGGAACGATCTCCGACGACCTCCTCGAACTCTATGGACTCACCGACGTGCGATCGCTCGTGCCCGCGGTGCTGCACGACGACGAACTCACCCAGCCGCTCCTGCCCGAGATCGCCGAGCGACTCGGCCTCCCCGCAGGCATCCCCGTGACCCTTGCCGCCTACGACGTCGTGTCGACGGCCTTCGGCGGCGGCTCGGTCGCACCGGGCTCGGCGTTCTGCATCCTCGGCACGACGCTCTGCACGGGCATCCTCCTCGACGCCCCCGACACCACCGGCGAACCCTCGGGGCTCACCCTCCTCGACGGTCGCGCTGATGCCGTCGTACGGGCGTTCCCGACGCTCGCGGGCACGGGCGTCATCGAGTGGATGCGCGCGCTCCTCGGCCTCGCCGACGCCGCCGAGCTCACCACCCTCGCGGGCGAAGCGGAGCCCGGGGCATCCGGGGTGCGCGTCTGGCCGTACTTCTCTCCGGCCGGCGAGCGGGCGCCCTTCCTCGACCCGGCCGCACGCGGCGTCATCGCGGGCATGTCGTTCGAGCACACCCGGGCCGACCTCGCGCGAGCCACGGTGGAAGGGCTCGCGCACGTCATCCGCGACTGCCTCGCGGCATCCGGCGCATCGCCGTCGGAGCTCGTGCTCTCGGGCGGAGGCTCAGCGAGCGACCTCTGGTGCCGGAGCATCGCCGACATCACGGGCGTGCCAACGCGGCGCGTCGACGGCACCCAGGTGGGCGCGAAGGGCGCGCTGCTCGCCGCGCTCGTGGCCTCGGGTCGCTACTCCTCGCTCGCCGACGCAGCGGACGCGCTCGTCGCGACGAGCGGGATCTTCGAACCGGATGCCTCACGCCGCGCGTTCTTCGACGAGCGCCACGACGACTTCCTCGCCACCCGCGCTGCACTCGCTGAGCGGTGGACCGCCTGGGCCGCGGAGCCGCGCCGTTGAGCGAGCCGGCCTGGGTTGGCGTCGATCTCGGCACGCAGAGCGTGCGTGCGATCGCCCTTGACGACGAGGGCCGCAGCCTCGCCTCGGCGTCGTCGCCGCTGCGCAGTTCGCGGCACGGCGGCCGGCACGAGCAGGACGCCGAGCAGTGGTGGTCGGCCATCGTGTCGGTGCTCGGCGACGTGACCTCGCAGCTGCCGACCGGGGTGGAAGTGCGAGCGGTCGCCGTCTCGGGAACCTCGGGCACCGTGGTCCCGGTCGACGCCGCTTCCGGCCGCGCGACCGGACCGGCCGTCATGTACGACGACCGCCGGGGCGCGCCGCACCTCGACCGGGTGGCGGCCGCGGGGTCCGCCGTCTGGACCCGACTCGGCTACCGCATGCAGGCGTCGTGGGCGCTGCCCAAGCTCCTGGCCATGCTCGAGGAGGGCGCGCTGCCGCGGGGCAGCGCGATCGCCCACCAGCCCGACGTGATCACGAGCCGGCTCGCGGGGCACCCGATGCCGAGCGACCTGAGCTCGGCCCTGAAATCGGGTGCCGACCTCGATACGGTCTCCTGGCCGATCTCGGTGTTCGAGGAGCTCGGCCTCGACGTCGAGCGGATGCCGCAGCTCGCGCCCTCAGGCGCGCTGGTCGGCGAGGTGAGCGACGCCGCCTCGCGCGAGACGGGCCTGCCCGCCGGCTGCGCGATCGTGGCCGGCATGACCGACGGCTGCGCCGCCCAGATCGCCGCCGGAGCACTCGCGCCGGGCGCCTGGAACTCCGTGCTCGGGACGACCCTCGTGCTGAAGGGCGTGGCGCTCGAGCGCCGCGTCGACCCGAGCGGTGCCGTGTACTCGCACCGCGCGCCGTTCGGCTCCGGCTGGTACCCGGGCGGCGCCTCGAGCACGGGCGCGGGAGCGATCTCGGCGTGGCTGCCGGGCCGCGACCTCAACGCGCTGACGGGGGCCTTCGACGCCGGTGCTCCGCCGCCCGTTGCCTACCCGCTCGTCGGGAGCGGCGAGCGATTCCCGTTCGTCTCGTCTCACGCCGAGGCCTTCCTGCCGGGCGACGGTGATGACGCCTCGCTGTTCGCGGCGATCCTGCACGGGGTCGCGTTCGTCGAGCGCCTCGCCTTCGATCTCCTCGCCGCGACGGGTTACGACGTGAACGGACCCGTGCTCGTCACGGGCGGGGGCGCGCGCAATCCCGTGTGGACGCAGCTCCGTGCCGATGTGCTCGGCCGGCCCGTGCACCTGCCCGAGCACGGCGAGGGCGCGGCCGGGATGGCCGTGCTCGCCGCCGCGGGCGCCACCGCCGCTTCAGACGCAAGCACTCGTGCAAGCGCAGGCGCGACCTCCGACGACCCGCTTGCAGCAGCAGCGGAACGGATGCTCCGGCCGCCGCGCATCGTGCCCGCCGCCGCGGATCGACACGAGCGCCTGATGCCCGCGTACAACCGGTTCGTCGACGAGCTCGACGCGCGCGGCTGGATCGGCGCGGAGCTCGCGGCATCCGCACGGGAACGGAGCATCCGATGACGACCGTTCACCTCGCACGCCACGGCGAGACGACCTGGCACGCGGAGAACCGCTACGCGGGTTCGAGCGACGTGCCCCTCACCCCTCTCGGCCGGGAGCAGGGGGCCGCGCTCGCCCGGTGGGCCGCGGAAGCCGGCATCGACGTGGTGGCGACCTCCGACCTCTCGCGAGCGGTCGAGACGGGCGACGCGGCCGCGAAGCTGCTCGGCGTCGACCTCGTGATCGATGCCCGGCTGCGCGAGGTCGACTTCGGTTCCGGCGAGGGCCTCACGCGCGCCGAGATGACCGAGCTCTTCCCCGAGCAGCTCGCCGCGTTCGTCGCCGCACCGGCCTCATCGCCGCTTCCGGGTGGCGAACCCGGCGCGGCGGCGGTCGCGCGCGGGCTCGACGCCGTCGCCGGGCTCACGCGGGTCGCCGGTGCCGACGGCACGGTGCTCGTGGTGGCGCACTCGACGCTCATCCGGCTCGTGCTGTGCTGCGTGCTCGGGCTGCCGCTCGACGAGTACCGGAGGCGCTTCCCCGGTCTCGCGAACACCGCCGTGACCACGGTCGAGCTTCCGTCGGCCGCCGACGCCGCCGCGCTCGTCGAACGAGGGGCGCTCATCAGGTTCAACGTGCCCCTGTGAGACTCGGCCGCGAATCACCTCGATCGGCGACACGACAGCCACTCGCGCACATGGACGGGCGCGGTGTCATCATCGACACACCGCGCCCGTCAGCGGGAGATTCCCGATCGCCGGTCAGCGTGGGCCTCCGAGTGGCGACAGGTAGTCGTCGACGGGCACCGGTGCGCTGCCCTTCAGCTCGCGCTTCGCTGCATCGCTCCATGCCTCGGCGTACTCGCTGAGGCGCGCGCCCTGCATCTCTGCAGCGGTCACGCTGGCAGCTGCGTATGCCTCCGCGTACGCGCTGAGACGCCTGCCCTGCGTGTCTGCTGCACTCTCGGCGACCGGTGCGTTTCCCTTCAGCTCGCGCTTCGCTGCGTCACTGAACGGCTGCTCGACCGTGGTCGGTGCGCTGCCCTTCAA
The Agromyces albus DNA segment above includes these coding regions:
- a CDS encoding FGGY family carbohydrate kinase, translating into MTTATTGTTPTAATLCVDAGTTLIKAVVFDDAGRELVVTRRTTAIRSPRPGWSEQDMHEVLGAVLECVEEAARQSPLPIDALALTAQGDGAWMLDTAGLPVGNAVLWNDARAHDVIDRWTRDGVLEAAFRTNGSLGNLGLPHAILAWTRANDPSALDGVAEVTTCGSWIFGSLTGTHGLHASEASAPWLDIATGTISDDLLELYGLTDVRSLVPAVLHDDELTQPLLPEIAERLGLPAGIPVTLAAYDVVSTAFGGGSVAPGSAFCILGTTLCTGILLDAPDTTGEPSGLTLLDGRADAVVRAFPTLAGTGVIEWMRALLGLADAAELTTLAGEAEPGASGVRVWPYFSPAGERAPFLDPAARGVIAGMSFEHTRADLARATVEGLAHVIRDCLAASGASPSELVLSGGGSASDLWCRSIADITGVPTRRVDGTQVGAKGALLAALVASGRYSSLADAADALVATSGIFEPDASRRAFFDERHDDFLATRAALAERWTAWAAEPRR
- a CDS encoding FGGY-family carbohydrate kinase; this translates as MSEPAWVGVDLGTQSVRAIALDDEGRSLASASSPLRSSRHGGRHEQDAEQWWSAIVSVLGDVTSQLPTGVEVRAVAVSGTSGTVVPVDAASGRATGPAVMYDDRRGAPHLDRVAAAGSAVWTRLGYRMQASWALPKLLAMLEEGALPRGSAIAHQPDVITSRLAGHPMPSDLSSALKSGADLDTVSWPISVFEELGLDVERMPQLAPSGALVGEVSDAASRETGLPAGCAIVAGMTDGCAAQIAAGALAPGAWNSVLGTTLVLKGVALERRVDPSGAVYSHRAPFGSGWYPGGASSTGAGAISAWLPGRDLNALTGAFDAGAPPPVAYPLVGSGERFPFVSSHAEAFLPGDGDDASLFAAILHGVAFVERLAFDLLAATGYDVNGPVLVTGGGARNPVWTQLRADVLGRPVHLPEHGEGAAGMAVLAAAGATAASDASTRASAGATSDDPLAAAAERMLRPPRIVPAAADRHERLMPAYNRFVDELDARGWIGAELAASARERSIR
- a CDS encoding histidine phosphatase family protein, translated to MTTVHLARHGETTWHAENRYAGSSDVPLTPLGREQGAALARWAAEAGIDVVATSDLSRAVETGDAAAKLLGVDLVIDARLREVDFGSGEGLTRAEMTELFPEQLAAFVAAPASSPLPGGEPGAAAVARGLDAVAGLTRVAGADGTVLVVAHSTLIRLVLCCVLGLPLDEYRRRFPGLANTAVTTVELPSAADAAALVERGALIRFNVPL